One Solea senegalensis isolate Sse05_10M linkage group LG3, IFAPA_SoseM_1, whole genome shotgun sequence genomic window carries:
- the LOC122766476 gene encoding low affinity immunoglobulin gamma Fc region receptor II-like — protein MEQTLLCVLGLFSLNLLFYCGQAKDSPKLSVSSMWPNHGASVILHCAAEHLSADWRFYWYKLIPDIDKAHFYEYELLPGSTNGTTQDYYVVYNHTYTAGYACRAGRAGRAGRGNPVQYTSWSFRKFVWSREFQSQPSLRVSPDKVQHFRSDHVSLTCEGNSAQWTVVRFRQDGFNSERCSKFGELTGSTCITKLNHKDAVYWCESKSGQFSSAINISVSVKDILLESPPHPVAKGAAVTLRCKLKTGNFVADVFFYKNNKVVQNDTRWTLTIPAMSESHEGFYRCERKYFLWLLFFTQTSPQSWISVKSLSKPESSPGHLPLIVGLVCGVLVIIPLLLFFCYGTSKDPNGNSQTFATDQTVNQGENQQQVYSTLLHGDVCIYETVGGAGNTGTGRHHDGGEELDCNYVNLNLGAGTSIRNYRQISNEQILCSVK, from the exons ATGGAACAGACTTTGCTCTGCGTGCTGGGATTATTCT CACTGAATCTTCTCTTCTACTGTGGACAAGCTAAAG ATTCACCTAAACTCTCTGTGTCGTCCATGTGGCCAAATCACGGAGCATCAGTTATTCTGCACTGTGCTGCTGAACATCTGTCTGCAGACTGGAGGTTCTACTGGTACAAGCTTATTCCTGACATAGATAAAGCACACTTCTACGAATATGAGCTGCTCCCTGGAAGCACAAACGGGACCACACAGGATTACTACGTCGTCTATAACCACACATATACAGCAGGGTATGCATGCAGAGCAGGAAGAGCAGgaagagcaggaagaggaaaccCAGTGCAGTACACGTCTTGGAGTTTTCGAAAGTTTGTCTGGTCCAGAG agtttCAGTCACAACCGTCTCTCAGAGTGAGTCCTGACAAAGTTCAACACTTCAGGTCAGACCATGTGTCACTGACCTGTGAGGGAAACTCTGCACAGTGGACAGTGGTGAGGTTTCGTCAAGACGGTTTTAACAGTGAACGATGCTCCAAGTTCGGGGAATTGACTGGATCAACATGCATCACTAAGTTAAATCACAAAGATGCAGTGTACTGGTGTGAGTCCAAGTCAGGACAATTCAGCAGCGCTATCAACATCAGTGTATCAG TCAAAGATATTCTACTTGAGAGTCCGCCACATCCTGTGGCCAAAGGAGCAGCTGTTACTCTTCGCTGCAAGCTGAAGACGGGGAActttgttgctgatgttttcttctataaaaacaacaaagtcgTCCAGAATGACACGAGATGGACGCTGACGATCCCTGCGATGTCAGAGTCACATGAAGGCTTTTACAGATGTGAGAGAAAATATTTTCTGTGGCTTCTGTTTTTTACTCAGACTTCACCACAGAGTTGGATTTCAGTAAAAT CTTTGTCCAAACCAGAAAGCTCTCCAGGTCATTTGCCTCTGATTGTTGGATTGGTTTGTGGAGTTTTAGTAATaattcctctgctgctgtttttttgctACGGAACATCTAAAG ACCCAAATGGTAACAG TCAGACATTTGCCACCGACCAAACTGTCAATCAAGGGGAAAATCAACAGCAGGTGTACTCGACTCTTCTTCACG GTGACGTTTGTATCTATGAAACAGTTGGAGGCGCTGGAAACACTGGGACTG GACGCCATCATGATGGAGGGGAGGAGCTTGACTGCAACTATGTAAATCTAAATTTAGGTGCAGGTACAAGTATTCGCAATTATAGGCAAATTAGCAATGAGCAAATATTATGCTCGGTTAAGTAA